The following coding sequences are from one Ornithorhynchus anatinus isolate Pmale09 chromosome 11, mOrnAna1.pri.v4, whole genome shotgun sequence window:
- the MSL1 gene encoding male-specific lethal 1 homolog isoform X2, translated as MADTGGPSLLIVEVHCSAPELLARIERMERRMQLVKKDNEKERHRLFQGYETEEREEPELSEKIELECQPELSEPSQSLPTKPFSYSRSGKGHKRKSAFGSAERKTPVKKLAAEFSKVKTKTPKHSPLKEEPSLTEAVCKRELRSQETPERGRCLADPSLKPSPLLKGLGGGYSKESAFPSEIEELPYLSTTEMYLCRWHQPPPSPLPLREPSPKKEESVARCLVPSSAAGETSVLAVPSWRDHSVEPLRETNPSEVLENLDDSVFSKRHAKLELDEKRRKRWDIQRIREQRILQRLQLRMYKKKGIQESEPEVTSFFPEPDDVESLLITPFLPVVAFGRPLPKLTPQNFELPWLDERSRCRLEIQKKQTPHRTCRK; from the exons ATGGCTGACACTGGGGGGCCCTCTCTGCTGATTGTCGAGGTTCACTGCTCAGCTCCCGAG CTCCTCGCCCGGATCGAACGTATGGAAAGGCGGATGCAGCTGGTGAAGAAGGATAACGAGAAGGAGAGACACCGGCTGTTCCAGGGGTACGAGACCgaagagagggaggagccggAGCTGTCCGAGAAGATCGAACTCGAATGCCAGCCGGAGCTCTCGGAGCCGTCCCAGAGCCTGCCCACCAAGCCTTTCTCCTACAGCCGGAGCGGAAAAGGCCACAAAAG GAAATCAGCATTTGGAAGCGCAGAGAGAAAGACTCCAGTGAAAAAACTGGCAGCTGAGTTTTCGAaagtcaaaacaaaaactcctaagcACTCACCGCTGAAAGAGGAGCCCTCTTTAACCGAGGCCGTTTGCAAACGGGAGCTGCGGAGCCAAGAGACTCCTGAGAGAGGCCGCTGTCTGGCGGATCCCTCTCTGAAACCCTCCCCCCTGCTGAAGGGGCTCGGCGGCGGCTACTCCAAGGAGTCGGCCTTCCCCAGCGAGATCGAAGAGCTGCCATACCTCTCCACCACCGAAATGTACCTGTGTCGCTGGCACCAGCCGCCCCCGTCACCGCTCCCGTTACGGGAGCCCTCTCCCAAGAAGGAGGAGTCTGTAGCAA GGTGCCTGGTGCCGTCGAGCGCTGCCGGAGAAACGTCCGTCTTGGCCG TTCCTTCTTGGAGGGATCACTCCGTGGAGCCCCTGCGCGAGACGAACCCTTCGGAAGTCTTGGAG AACCTGGACGACAGCGTGTTTTCTAAGCGGCATGCAAAACTGGAGCTGGacgagaagagaaggaagag ATGGGATATTCAGAGGATCAGGGAACAAAGAATCCTACAGCGATTGCAGCTCAGAATGTACAAAAAGAAAGGAATTCAGGAATCTGAGCCGGAGGTTACCTCATTTTTCCCTGAGCCGGACGATG TTGAAAGTTTGCTGATCACCCCCTTCCTGCCTGTTGTAGCATTTGGACGACCATTACCAAAACTAACCCCACA GAACTTCGAGCTGCCCTGGCTGGACGAGCGCAGCCGCTGCCGGTTGGAGATCCAGAAGAAGCAAACGCCTCACCGGACCTGCCGGAAGTAG
- the MSL1 gene encoding male-specific lethal 1 homolog isoform X3 has product MERRMQLVKKDNEKERHRLFQGYETEEREEPELSEKIELECQPELSEPSQSLPTKPFSYSRSGKGHKRKSAFGSAERKTPVKKLAAEFSKVKTKTPKHSPLKEEPSLTEAVCKRELRSQETPERGRCLADPSLKPSPLLKGLGGGYSKESAFPSEIEELPYLSTTEMYLCRWHQPPPSPLPLREPSPKKEESVARCLVPSSAAGETSVLAVPSWRDHSVEPLRETNPSEVLENLDDSVFSKRHAKLELDEKRRKRWDIQRIREQRILQRLQLRMYKKKGIQESEPEVTSFFPEPDDVESLLITPFLPVVAFGRPLPKLTPQNFELPWLDERSRCRLEIQKKQTPHRTCRK; this is encoded by the exons ATGGAAAGGCGGATGCAGCTGGTGAAGAAGGATAACGAGAAGGAGAGACACCGGCTGTTCCAGGGGTACGAGACCgaagagagggaggagccggAGCTGTCCGAGAAGATCGAACTCGAATGCCAGCCGGAGCTCTCGGAGCCGTCCCAGAGCCTGCCCACCAAGCCTTTCTCCTACAGCCGGAGCGGAAAAGGCCACAAAAG GAAATCAGCATTTGGAAGCGCAGAGAGAAAGACTCCAGTGAAAAAACTGGCAGCTGAGTTTTCGAaagtcaaaacaaaaactcctaagcACTCACCGCTGAAAGAGGAGCCCTCTTTAACCGAGGCCGTTTGCAAACGGGAGCTGCGGAGCCAAGAGACTCCTGAGAGAGGCCGCTGTCTGGCGGATCCCTCTCTGAAACCCTCCCCCCTGCTGAAGGGGCTCGGCGGCGGCTACTCCAAGGAGTCGGCCTTCCCCAGCGAGATCGAAGAGCTGCCATACCTCTCCACCACCGAAATGTACCTGTGTCGCTGGCACCAGCCGCCCCCGTCACCGCTCCCGTTACGGGAGCCCTCTCCCAAGAAGGAGGAGTCTGTAGCAA GGTGCCTGGTGCCGTCGAGCGCTGCCGGAGAAACGTCCGTCTTGGCCG TTCCTTCTTGGAGGGATCACTCCGTGGAGCCCCTGCGCGAGACGAACCCTTCGGAAGTCTTGGAG AACCTGGACGACAGCGTGTTTTCTAAGCGGCATGCAAAACTGGAGCTGGacgagaagagaaggaagag ATGGGATATTCAGAGGATCAGGGAACAAAGAATCCTACAGCGATTGCAGCTCAGAATGTACAAAAAGAAAGGAATTCAGGAATCTGAGCCGGAGGTTACCTCATTTTTCCCTGAGCCGGACGATG TTGAAAGTTTGCTGATCACCCCCTTCCTGCCTGTTGTAGCATTTGGACGACCATTACCAAAACTAACCCCACA GAACTTCGAGCTGCCCTGGCTGGACGAGCGCAGCCGCTGCCGGTTGGAGATCCAGAAGAAGCAAACGCCTCACCGGACCTGCCGGAAGTAG
- the MSL1 gene encoding male-specific lethal 1 homolog isoform X1 gives MTMRSAVFKAAGPDRRADPERGGPDDDPRPRPSSRPGSPSPPGLVVAAPGQPEESWGGSAPLPGPPPATKQAGVGGEPAPGPGPKDRAVLPGLPASQAGAGAAKDQAGPPPPPDALGPPDPAGPPVPCPGPAAPEARWKGVRKSPLGGGGGGGGGPGPPSQAACLKQILLLQLDLIEQQQQQLQAKEKEIEELKAERDTLLARIERMERRMQLVKKDNEKERHRLFQGYETEEREEPELSEKIELECQPELSEPSQSLPTKPFSYSRSGKGHKRKSAFGSAERKTPVKKLAAEFSKVKTKTPKHSPLKEEPSLTEAVCKRELRSQETPERGRCLADPSLKPSPLLKGLGGGYSKESAFPSEIEELPYLSTTEMYLCRWHQPPPSPLPLREPSPKKEESVARCLVPSSAAGETSVLAVPSWRDHSVEPLRETNPSEVLENLDDSVFSKRHAKLELDEKRRKRWDIQRIREQRILQRLQLRMYKKKGIQESEPEVTSFFPEPDDVESLLITPFLPVVAFGRPLPKLTPQNFELPWLDERSRCRLEIQKKQTPHRTCRK, from the exons ATGACCATGAGATCGGCCGTCTTCAAAGCCGCCGGCCCCGACCGCAGAGCGGACCCCGAGCGGGGGGGCCCCGAcgacgacccccggccccgcccgtccTCCCGGCCCGGCAGCCCGTCGCCCCCCGGCCTGGTGGTCGCCGCCCCCGGCCAGCCCGAGGAGAGCTGGGGCGGCTCCGCCCCgctgcccggcccgcccccggccaccAAGCAGGCGGGCGTCGGCGGCgagccggcccccgggcccgggcccaagGACCGGGCCGTGCTGCCCGGACTCCCCGCCTcccaggcgggggcgggggccgccaaGGACCaggccggcccgcccccgccccccgacgcccTCGGACCCCCGGACCCTGCGGGGCCGCCcgtcccctgccccggcccggcggcccccgaGGCCCGATGGAAGGGCGTGAGGAAGAGCCCcctcgggggcggcggcggcggcggcggcggcccggggccccccAGCCAGGCCGCCTGCCTCAAGCAGATCCTCCTGCTGCAGCTCGACCTCatcgagcagcagcagcagcagctgcaggccAAGGAGAAGGAGATCGAGGAGCTCAAGGCCGAGAGGGACAcg CTCCTCGCCCGGATCGAACGTATGGAAAGGCGGATGCAGCTGGTGAAGAAGGATAACGAGAAGGAGAGACACCGGCTGTTCCAGGGGTACGAGACCgaagagagggaggagccggAGCTGTCCGAGAAGATCGAACTCGAATGCCAGCCGGAGCTCTCGGAGCCGTCCCAGAGCCTGCCCACCAAGCCTTTCTCCTACAGCCGGAGCGGAAAAGGCCACAAAAG GAAATCAGCATTTGGAAGCGCAGAGAGAAAGACTCCAGTGAAAAAACTGGCAGCTGAGTTTTCGAaagtcaaaacaaaaactcctaagcACTCACCGCTGAAAGAGGAGCCCTCTTTAACCGAGGCCGTTTGCAAACGGGAGCTGCGGAGCCAAGAGACTCCTGAGAGAGGCCGCTGTCTGGCGGATCCCTCTCTGAAACCCTCCCCCCTGCTGAAGGGGCTCGGCGGCGGCTACTCCAAGGAGTCGGCCTTCCCCAGCGAGATCGAAGAGCTGCCATACCTCTCCACCACCGAAATGTACCTGTGTCGCTGGCACCAGCCGCCCCCGTCACCGCTCCCGTTACGGGAGCCCTCTCCCAAGAAGGAGGAGTCTGTAGCAA GGTGCCTGGTGCCGTCGAGCGCTGCCGGAGAAACGTCCGTCTTGGCCG TTCCTTCTTGGAGGGATCACTCCGTGGAGCCCCTGCGCGAGACGAACCCTTCGGAAGTCTTGGAG AACCTGGACGACAGCGTGTTTTCTAAGCGGCATGCAAAACTGGAGCTGGacgagaagagaaggaagag ATGGGATATTCAGAGGATCAGGGAACAAAGAATCCTACAGCGATTGCAGCTCAGAATGTACAAAAAGAAAGGAATTCAGGAATCTGAGCCGGAGGTTACCTCATTTTTCCCTGAGCCGGACGATG TTGAAAGTTTGCTGATCACCCCCTTCCTGCCTGTTGTAGCATTTGGACGACCATTACCAAAACTAACCCCACA GAACTTCGAGCTGCCCTGGCTGGACGAGCGCAGCCGCTGCCGGTTGGAGATCCAGAAGAAGCAAACGCCTCACCGGACCTGCCGGAAGTAG